The Candidatus Omnitrophota bacterium genome contains a region encoding:
- a CDS encoding glycosyltransferase family 2 protein has translation MKISFIILTWNSANYIARCLESIFGKCAAENIDYEVIVIDNGSKDGTGLILTHYATSITKISLDRNMGTTRTRNLGLKHATGDIICFLDSDTEILKGSLSEACRLLLSDERIGILAPRLIMPDGSVQQSVKRFPSLWNKLCKLKSILGSGKAGICEYYTSLPADTAVTVDSAISACWFFKKSLTDLIGLLDERIFYAPEDIDYCLRSWKAGKGVIYYPRLEILHHTQQINHVKPFNALSLSHLAGLLYYFAKHRYIIHPPAFGEWNKLDKGKS, from the coding sequence ATGAAAATATCTTTCATAATTCTTACATGGAACAGCGCAAATTATATCGCCCGGTGTCTCGAGTCGATCTTCGGGAAATGCGCCGCCGAAAATATCGATTACGAGGTTATCGTCATAGACAACGGCTCGAAAGACGGGACGGGCCTTATTCTGACACATTATGCCACGAGTATAACGAAGATATCGCTCGACAGAAATATGGGCACCACCAGAACCCGCAACCTCGGCTTAAAACATGCGACAGGCGATATAATATGTTTTCTCGATTCGGACACCGAGATATTAAAAGGAAGCCTTTCGGAAGCGTGCCGGTTATTATTATCCGATGAGCGTATAGGCATATTAGCCCCGCGGCTTATTATGCCTGACGGAAGCGTACAGCAATCGGTAAAACGCTTCCCTTCTCTATGGAATAAACTCTGTAAACTTAAGTCAATACTGGGGTCGGGCAAGGCAGGCATATGCGAATATTATACGTCGCTACCGGCCGATACCGCCGTTACGGTAGACAGTGCGATATCGGCGTGCTGGTTCTTCAAAAAAAGCCTTACGGATCTGATAGGGTTGCTGGATGAACGCATATTCTATGCGCCTGAGGATATCGATTACTGCCTCAGGTCGTGGAAAGCAGGAAAGGGCGTCATATACTATCCACGACTTGAAATTTTGCACCATACTCAGCAAATAAATCATGTGAAACCATTCAACGCCCTCTCCCTTTCTCATCTGGCGGGCCTTTTATACTATTTCGCGAAACACCGTTACATCATCCACCCCCCGGCTTTCGGCGAGTGGAACAAACTTGATAAGGGAAAATCCTGA
- a CDS encoding glycosyltransferase yields MKICIISNRGIFLDEGQRNVASAFAYELSKKHEVLHCNVHEAATPGFFRRTLKTFDPEIMHIFLRANFKTFLFARICGVCLPKCKIIFAALQPPSLPFFGRSHMMKVLMPACVTALSADIEAAFHDAGAKTARLKIGVNISRFHGVSQEEKTALRKKYGLLCAIPLVLHVGHITTGRNLEALFPPEPVKAPYKILVVASPIFRADTPVLKLLIKNDAIIIRRYLPNINELYQASDICVFPTINPSSSIAAPLSVFEAMATNIPVITSRFGALPEYFNEGEGLSYVNNPSEIYEKIRESVLNIGKAPVKTREKVMSHTWEIASSELLKIYNEVLE; encoded by the coding sequence ATGAAAATTTGCATAATAAGCAACAGGGGCATTTTTTTAGATGAGGGCCAGCGCAACGTAGCAAGCGCATTTGCTTATGAGCTGTCTAAAAAGCATGAGGTTTTGCATTGCAATGTACATGAAGCGGCAACACCCGGCTTTTTTCGCAGAACATTGAAAACTTTTGACCCCGAGATTATGCATATATTCCTCCGGGCAAATTTTAAGACATTCTTATTTGCCCGGATATGCGGGGTATGTCTTCCAAAGTGTAAAATAATCTTTGCCGCGCTCCAGCCGCCTTCGTTACCATTCTTCGGCAGATCACACATGATGAAAGTATTGATGCCCGCCTGCGTAACAGCGTTATCCGCTGATATTGAGGCCGCATTTCACGATGCAGGCGCAAAAACCGCACGGCTTAAAATCGGTGTTAATATTTCGCGTTTCCACGGCGTTTCACAGGAAGAAAAAACGGCACTGCGAAAAAAATACGGTCTGCTCTGCGCCATACCGCTCGTGCTTCATGTGGGACACATCACTACGGGACGGAATCTTGAGGCGCTTTTCCCTCCGGAACCAGTTAAAGCGCCCTATAAAATACTCGTGGTCGCCAGTCCGATTTTCCGGGCGGATACACCTGTCTTAAAACTACTTATTAAAAATGACGCTATAATAATACGGCGCTATTTGCCGAATATCAATGAGCTCTATCAGGCTTCCGATATCTGCGTTTTCCCCACAATAAATCCATCGAGCTCTATTGCGGCCCCGCTTTCGGTTTTTGAAGCAATGGCAACGAATATCCCGGTAATAACATCGCGCTTCGGCGCGCTTCCGGAGTATTTCAACGAAGGCGAAGGCCTGTCATATGTTAACAATCCATCGGAAATCTATGAAAAGATCCGGGAGTCCGTCCTGAATATCGGGAAGGCGCCGGTAAAAACACGGGAAAAAGTAATGTCTCATACCTGGGAAATCGCTTCGAGCGAACTTTTGAAAATATACAATGAGGTTTTGGAATGA
- a CDS encoding glycosyltransferase family 4 protein: MAQKNILIWEVLPFLGGGQRVSLQIGLALQKTGNYNVEYVIPGDGDLSDALRSHGFRYHILPVNNYSLVTKNIFDYFKFAFDSFRTVGAFYGILRKSRVDLIYINGSRAFIWGAIAGQLLSIPVIWHIHNPFRDKFVTRLLGWFGSLPAVKKTIFVSYDISKTLPRLHSKAVVIYNGIDISRFTGVNDAGIRKEFDIKLADKIITSIGIIQPEKHQDTIIRAFAMVVKKYPDARLFLAGRTRKEYIAYMNELSRLAEASGAVEKIKFLGERSDIPAILKVSALSVVAGQEGFSLALLESGAVGIPVIGPDISGAAELIAQSNGGETFRYKDHISLSDTIVKILQDPVLFQTYAQNGLRFAKLHTTEIFSEKIIHEIERVLNG, translated from the coding sequence ATGGCGCAAAAAAATATACTTATATGGGAAGTCCTGCCTTTTTTGGGAGGAGGACAGCGGGTCTCTTTGCAAATAGGCCTGGCGCTCCAAAAAACCGGTAATTATAATGTTGAGTATGTTATCCCGGGGGACGGGGATCTTTCGGATGCGTTGAGGTCACACGGATTCAGATATCACATCCTGCCGGTAAATAATTATTCGCTAGTCACTAAGAATATTTTTGATTATTTTAAATTCGCCTTTGACTCTTTCCGGACGGTTGGCGCTTTTTATGGTATTTTGAGAAAAAGCCGCGTGGATCTGATTTATATAAACGGTTCACGGGCTTTTATATGGGGAGCCATCGCCGGACAATTATTATCCATACCTGTTATCTGGCACATCCATAACCCGTTCCGTGATAAATTCGTTACGCGACTGTTAGGATGGTTTGGGTCATTACCCGCCGTAAAAAAAACGATATTCGTTTCCTATGATATCTCTAAGACATTACCGCGGCTACATAGTAAAGCCGTGGTAATCTATAACGGCATTGACATATCGCGGTTCACGGGCGTAAACGATGCCGGCATCAGGAAAGAGTTTGACATAAAACTTGCCGATAAAATAATCACATCCATCGGTATAATCCAACCGGAAAAACATCAGGACACTATTATCCGCGCTTTTGCTATGGTGGTCAAAAAATATCCGGATGCGCGGCTATTCTTGGCGGGCCGTACTCGCAAAGAATATATTGCATATATGAACGAACTCTCGCGTCTCGCCGAAGCTTCGGGTGCCGTTGAAAAAATTAAATTTTTAGGTGAAAGGTCTGATATACCGGCCATATTAAAAGTGAGCGCGCTTTCGGTCGTAGCTGGACAGGAAGGTTTTTCGCTCGCTCTTTTGGAGAGCGGCGCAGTGGGGATCCCGGTAATAGGCCCGGACATAAGCGGCGCGGCTGAGCTGATCGCACAAAGCAATGGCGGCGAAACATTCAGATATAAGGATCATATATCTTTATCCGATACGATCGTTAAAATATTACAGGATCCTGTGCTGTTTCAAACATACGCGCAAAACGGACTGCGATTTGCGAAATTACATACCACCGAAATATTTTCTGAAAAAATAATTCATGAGATAGAGAGGGTTTTGAATGGCTGA
- a CDS encoding outer membrane beta-barrel protein, producing MANIKYTLLIISTAAFLTVFISTASAKNTEIRIGSLKVSPWTAIEQSYDDNIFLAAYGAHNNDNITTTTIGANVKLRSSDAEDSKFKFKAAYNADILEYWEHIHQRRVDHTLISSARLDLGHNFFMKAEETFYKTAYPQSTELVGLEKSIYNNVKAYVGYDNKKTGLYGGFEEVRAQYFSTSVPNYNRYIFSVSGYCKPRDKTTLISSYNYAYTLYDKVNFRNSTYYQWIFGVREDITRCLQAEIGAGIRYADFYKNSRAFNTCIASGRLMYRPDRKTYIEFYGLRTLIDSLYAGNNYFSYTTFGGWYKRQLTRKLAIRAGGNYIADVYPEVTTEAWDVGKRIDRIYTADVMLEYKPTAHWILGLEYKYSRRGSRFGKYSYTDNIIMASAKLAL from the coding sequence ATGGCTAATATCAAATATACCCTGTTAATAATATCAACAGCGGCTTTCCTCACCGTATTTATTTCTACTGCTTCAGCTAAAAATACCGAGATACGCATAGGATCACTAAAGGTTAGTCCGTGGACGGCTATCGAACAATCATACGATGACAACATATTCCTTGCCGCATACGGAGCCCATAATAATGATAATATAACTACCACGACTATAGGCGCGAATGTGAAATTGCGCTCAAGTGATGCCGAAGACAGTAAGTTTAAATTCAAAGCCGCTTATAATGCCGATATCCTGGAATACTGGGAGCACATACATCAAAGAAGAGTAGATCACACTCTGATATCTTCGGCCAGACTGGATCTTGGGCATAATTTTTTTATGAAAGCTGAAGAGACGTTTTATAAAACGGCCTATCCGCAAAGCACGGAATTGGTTGGGTTGGAAAAGAGCATATATAATAACGTAAAAGCTTATGTAGGATATGATAATAAAAAGACCGGTTTATACGGTGGTTTTGAAGAAGTGCGCGCACAGTATTTTTCAACGTCGGTGCCAAACTATAACAGGTATATTTTTTCCGTTTCGGGTTATTGTAAACCTCGCGATAAGACCACTCTTATATCTAGCTACAATTACGCCTATACACTTTACGATAAGGTAAACTTTCGTAATTCCACATACTATCAGTGGATTTTCGGCGTGCGCGAGGACATAACGCGTTGTCTTCAAGCGGAAATAGGCGCCGGTATAAGGTATGCGGATTTTTATAAAAATAGCAGGGCTTTCAATACTTGTATTGCATCAGGGCGATTAATGTACCGCCCTGACAGAAAGACATACATCGAGTTTTACGGCCTGCGCACCCTCATAGATTCTCTCTATGCCGGCAATAATTATTTCTCTTATACGACATTCGGGGGATGGTACAAGCGTCAACTCACACGTAAGCTTGCGATAAGGGCGGGTGGAAATTACATCGCGGACGTATATCCGGAAGTTACAACCGAAGCCTGGGATGTCGGAAAACGCATAGACAGGATTTATACGGCGGACGTGATGCTCGAATACAAACCGACAGCGCACTGGATCCTCGGGCTTGAGTATAAATATTCCCGTAGAGGATCCCGGTTTGGAAAATACAGTTATACCGACAATATTATTATGGCTTCCGCAAAATTAGCCCTTTAA
- a CDS encoding O-antigen ligase family protein gives MADLSQFFAQFYILALVITAFLMIAVLALFFTRGYGFANALIPLNGIQRYSLAIGFALKPYLIFSILLFGRMLLIKDLRQRINRVLTIARPGIIPLIGLMASFLISGIFTGNSTESIRNYLLIAWHLAIVAAYLVYIQEEKDIALTNRVITITGVAYAIIGISSFTLFMSGLTKIASGREDAGMLYLYSTDIVARLRAFEWDSLAYGNYILPLLFCIIGITLSRIIKGQKSVYYICASLLLVAHLVLTFSRGIAFSFLAGILFLTLHIPQKIIKRLIGLRSILLITLFSAAFIPFLGFIIKGFTYRSAFMASRGTLWNQSYDLMSRHIWWGVGQGRITEYITKQAHNSWFELGAENGIFALIFAIWFFGVTIYRGSSAAKWLLARSDPRGFIVLGFTTGLFAMTIMLFFISDFFKIYFWLQAGLVGLVTAVYRPEKEAIP, from the coding sequence ATGGCTGATCTTTCGCAATTCTTCGCGCAGTTCTATATTCTTGCGCTGGTCATAACGGCGTTTCTTATGATAGCCGTCCTTGCGCTTTTCTTCACGAGAGGGTATGGTTTCGCCAACGCGCTTATCCCACTAAACGGTATCCAGCGTTACAGCCTCGCTATCGGCTTTGCCCTGAAACCATACCTGATCTTCAGTATCCTCCTCTTCGGAAGAATGTTATTGATCAAAGACCTGCGGCAAAGAATAAATCGCGTCCTGACTATCGCCAGGCCAGGCATAATACCGCTGATCGGACTCATGGCTTCATTTCTTATATCAGGGATTTTTACGGGGAACTCGACAGAGTCGATCCGCAATTACCTTTTGATCGCCTGGCATCTGGCAATTGTCGCCGCTTATCTCGTATACATCCAGGAAGAAAAAGATATCGCGTTGACAAATCGCGTTATTACAATCACCGGTGTGGCATACGCTATTATCGGGATCTCGTCATTCACTTTATTCATGAGTGGTTTGACGAAAATTGCTTCCGGCAGAGAAGACGCCGGCATGTTATATCTTTACTCCACAGATATCGTAGCCCGATTGCGCGCTTTTGAATGGGATTCACTCGCCTATGGTAATTATATATTACCTCTTCTTTTTTGTATCATTGGGATAACGCTTTCGCGCATAATTAAAGGGCAAAAATCGGTATATTATATATGCGCGTCTCTACTACTGGTTGCTCATCTCGTTCTCACGTTTTCCCGCGGGATAGCTTTCAGTTTTTTGGCCGGCATATTGTTTTTGACATTGCACATACCGCAAAAAATCATTAAACGACTGATTGGTTTGCGCTCTATTCTTTTAATCACCCTTTTTTCAGCGGCTTTTATCCCTTTCCTCGGATTTATAATAAAGGGGTTTACTTATCGAAGCGCATTCATGGCAAGTCGCGGCACTTTATGGAATCAGAGTTACGATCTAATGTCGCGTCACATCTGGTGGGGCGTAGGGCAAGGCCGTATTACCGAATATATTACAAAGCAGGCTCATAATAGCTGGTTCGAATTAGGCGCAGAAAACGGTATATTTGCGCTTATCTTTGCGATATGGTTTTTCGGGGTAACGATTTATAGAGGCTCTTCCGCGGCAAAATGGCTTTTGGCGCGATCGGATCCGCGAGGATTCATTGTTCTCGGATTTACAACCGGCCTTTTTGCTATGACTATAATGCTATTTTTCATAAGTGATTTCTTTAAGATATACTTCTGGCTACAGGCAGGGCTCGTCGGACTTGTCACCGCTGTTTATCGGCCGGAAAAGGAGGCGATCCCATGA
- a CDS encoding sugar transferase yields MKIKNTVGKEYFSGIVFAGDLLVMYCSDIFALFLRFGPEFRQTKDFTYYTQIALFTILARALFLYILGTYRKPEYKGTFIAFTYIIKAIILGFFAIMTLAYFLETYRFSRLAAIYAGLLSIVFLGFWRYAAAHIVRLFMDKDFLKANLLIIGADDDSEQALFTLLHEVAEINNIVGFVRCDDKERGVNLTQFPVVGTLKDIETIANRYPVDKVFIATDNLSDTNLENILSAFRTKKNVVFFASADTQQRVTTLFGAPFDFFIARNRIPTWYPMVNRLIDIALSLILLSITLPLILISAVIIKLTSRGPVFYYDKRVGYKGRIFIMYKLRTMTGKARIEGWTKPGNARITPVGRILRHFRIDELPQLINVIFNDMSTVGPRPETRYYTNILLKKLPHYAERLNAKPGITGWAQVNMGYASTIMESRRKLFYDIYYVRNRSITLDLLILLKTIKTVIMGIGAR; encoded by the coding sequence ATGAAAATAAAAAATACCGTCGGAAAAGAATATTTTAGCGGAATAGTTTTTGCCGGGGACCTGCTTGTTATGTATTGCTCGGACATATTCGCCTTATTCTTAAGATTCGGCCCGGAATTTCGTCAAACAAAAGATTTTACCTATTACACACAAATCGCCCTCTTCACGATTCTGGCTAGGGCGCTTTTTCTATACATCCTCGGAACTTATAGAAAACCGGAATATAAGGGCACTTTTATTGCTTTTACATATATCATAAAGGCAATAATACTTGGTTTCTTCGCCATAATGACCCTGGCATATTTCCTGGAGACATACAGGTTTTCACGCCTCGCCGCTATATACGCAGGACTTTTAAGCATTGTGTTTTTGGGTTTCTGGCGTTACGCCGCCGCGCATATCGTGAGATTATTTATGGATAAGGATTTTTTAAAAGCAAATCTGCTTATAATAGGCGCGGATGACGACTCGGAACAGGCGCTATTCACACTTCTGCATGAGGTCGCCGAGATAAACAATATTGTCGGATTCGTCCGGTGCGACGATAAAGAAAGGGGTGTCAACCTAACTCAGTTTCCGGTTGTGGGAACGCTTAAAGACATAGAAACTATAGCGAACCGGTATCCTGTTGATAAAGTTTTTATCGCTACGGACAATCTTTCCGACACCAATCTCGAAAATATACTTTCCGCTTTTCGTACAAAAAAGAATGTCGTCTTCTTCGCATCTGCCGATACCCAGCAAAGGGTGACAACGCTTTTTGGGGCTCCTTTTGATTTTTTTATCGCCCGCAACCGCATACCTACCTGGTATCCAATGGTAAACAGGCTCATAGATATAGCGCTATCGCTTATTCTTTTGTCGATAACACTCCCGTTAATTCTTATTTCTGCCGTTATTATAAAACTGACTTCGAGAGGGCCTGTTTTTTACTATGATAAGAGGGTCGGCTACAAAGGCAGGATATTTATCATGTATAAACTACGAACAATGACCGGCAAAGCACGTATAGAAGGATGGACCAAACCCGGGAACGCCCGGATAACACCTGTCGGCCGTATTTTAAGGCATTTCAGGATAGACGAATTGCCACAGCTTATAAATGTCATTTTCAACGATATGAGCACAGTCGGGCCGCGGCCGGAAACCCGCTATTACACCAATATCCTGTTAAAAAAATTGCCTCATTACGCGGAAAGGCTAAATGCAAAACCGGGAATCACGGGATGGGCGCAAGTGAATATGGGATACGCCTCTACTATAATGGAGAGCCGGCGAAAACTTTTCTATGATATCTATTACGTCCGCAACAGATCTATAACGCTTGACCTTCTGATACTTCTGAAGACGATAAAAACCGTAATTATGGGTATAGGGGCGAGATGA
- a CDS encoding radical SAM protein has translation MKILLLNPPFKTELGRFSRSSRSPAIAKSGTLYYPIWLAYATGVLEKAGHEVKLIDACAYKYDRPKTVELALKFQPRLIVIDTSTPSIYNDIEVGALLKDALPKSVIVLVGTHPSALAEETLRLNKKIDAIAHGEYDYTLRDLAGALSHESGMAGIAGIIYRQGEIIIKNQNRPFIENLDDLPFVSAVYKKHLDVRKYFFSAGLYPMVMTMAGRGCPHRCFFCVYPQTFHGHCYRLRSADNVTAEFEYIIKDMPEVKAVGIEDDTFTSDVGRARRICELLIKKGTAQRISWWANVRVDLDFETMKLLKAAGCRIVIPGFESGSQKILDNMKKGIKLEQSLAFARNAKKAGLLVHGCFMVGNPGETRRTMLETLKFAIKLGLDTAQFFPLIPYPGTEAYAWSKAGGFLKETGYDKWLTTEGYHKALVGSADLTAAEITAFCDYARRKYYLRPGYIWYKLKQCLFSGAEARRTFRSLKTFAKYLLKQELKQKPL, from the coding sequence ATGAAAATACTACTGCTGAATCCTCCTTTCAAAACAGAACTTGGCAGATTTTCGAGATCGTCGCGCAGTCCGGCTATCGCAAAAAGCGGAACGCTTTACTATCCCATATGGCTCGCATACGCGACAGGCGTACTTGAAAAAGCCGGCCATGAAGTAAAATTAATAGATGCCTGCGCGTACAAATATGACCGGCCAAAAACAGTCGAGCTCGCATTAAAATTCCAACCACGGCTTATAGTAATCGATACGAGCACACCGAGTATTTATAATGACATAGAAGTCGGCGCGTTGCTTAAAGACGCTCTTCCGAAAAGCGTGATAGTCCTGGTAGGAACGCATCCAAGCGCGCTGGCGGAAGAAACGCTTCGTTTGAATAAAAAAATTGATGCGATTGCGCATGGCGAATATGACTATACGCTACGTGACCTCGCCGGCGCTTTAAGCCACGAATCCGGGATGGCAGGAATTGCGGGGATTATTTACAGACAGGGTGAGATAATAATTAAAAATCAAAACCGCCCTTTCATAGAAAATCTCGACGACCTGCCGTTCGTAAGCGCCGTTTATAAAAAACATCTCGATGTGAGAAAATATTTTTTCTCGGCGGGGTTGTACCCTATGGTAATGACAATGGCGGGCCGAGGTTGCCCTCACCGCTGTTTCTTCTGTGTATATCCTCAGACATTCCACGGCCACTGCTACCGACTCAGAAGCGCCGATAATGTAACAGCAGAATTTGAATATATCATTAAGGATATGCCTGAAGTAAAAGCTGTAGGTATTGAAGATGATACTTTCACCAGCGACGTTGGGCGGGCACGCAGGATATGCGAACTCTTGATAAAAAAGGGCACGGCGCAACGCATAAGCTGGTGGGCTAACGTGCGCGTAGACCTGGATTTTGAAACGATGAAACTTCTAAAAGCGGCCGGTTGCAGAATAGTCATACCCGGCTTCGAAAGCGGCTCGCAGAAGATCCTTGATAATATGAAAAAAGGGATCAAGCTCGAGCAGTCGCTCGCATTTGCGCGAAATGCGAAAAAGGCCGGCCTTCTCGTCCACGGCTGTTTCATGGTCGGCAATCCGGGGGAAACGCGGCGGACGATGCTCGAAACGCTTAAGTTCGCGATAAAACTGGGGCTCGACACCGCCCAGTTCTTCCCGCTCATCCCCTATCCCGGGACTGAAGCATATGCCTGGTCGAAGGCAGGTGGTTTTTTAAAAGAGACCGGATATGATAAATGGTTAACCACCGAAGGATATCATAAGGCGCTCGTCGGCAGTGCGGACCTCACCGCCGCGGAGATAACCGCGTTCTGCGATTATGCCCGTAGAAAATATTATTTGCGGCCGGGGTATATATGGTATAAATTAAAACAGTGCCTATTTAGCGGCGCGGAGGCAAGGCGGACATTCAGATCATTAAAAACGTTCGCCAAATACCTGCTAAAACAGGAATTAAAACAAAAGCCATTATGA
- a CDS encoding alkaline phosphatase family protein — protein sequence MNRMIILGFDGMDRDVAHSMIGRLPNIASLGASTPKTDFSSIFPPDTTPAWASIYTGMNPAEHGVINFVNAADKNGGYRPFKVEDGFIMGKTFWDELSASGIGVCVVLPMIVSPGWVVKGGMITRSTEPRSETTPLSAFPRNLIKKYSPDPKKLNLVPEFFAKSKLKKLVDTLRARLAEEHRLALTMFDKEGWRCFFAYYSALDEIQHVFWPYYDKNHPLYPGANEFESVIPDFYTEADRMIGEFVSRCEKDDAIMVLSDHGHGPRPSQTVNINEWLRHRGYLAVKERSVRNTEKNRHFKKILGSFIERFGAGGIVMRLAKKFPVWKQIFASAGDIDWYNTKAYVSDLSAVKNYSYGGIRINDTVKTEKNRVIEDIIDSLQTLKDEKTGTSVVKWVLRREKLYNGLYLHRYPEILFELDERYGVGWACHEGLFTNEPGIFQLKPGAHRRRTPILFTKNISENLFKEQMTLTDIAPIIKKSFGI from the coding sequence ATGAATCGCATGATCATCCTGGGATTCGATGGGATGGATAGGGATGTGGCTCACTCCATGATCGGACGTCTGCCGAATATTGCTTCTCTTGGCGCTTCGACCCCGAAGACAGACTTCTCGTCGATCTTTCCTCCGGATACGACGCCGGCTTGGGCCAGCATCTACACCGGCATGAACCCGGCGGAACATGGAGTCATTAATTTCGTTAATGCCGCTGATAAAAACGGCGGTTACCGGCCATTCAAAGTAGAGGATGGGTTTATAATGGGCAAAACATTCTGGGATGAACTGTCGGCTTCGGGCATAGGAGTATGCGTAGTTCTTCCTATGATAGTCTCCCCCGGATGGGTGGTAAAAGGAGGCATGATAACGCGTTCGACCGAGCCGCGGTCAGAAACCACCCCCCTATCGGCATTTCCGCGTAATCTTATCAAAAAGTATTCTCCTGACCCTAAAAAGCTTAATCTTGTCCCCGAGTTTTTCGCAAAATCAAAACTCAAAAAACTTGTCGATACTTTGCGCGCTCGCCTTGCCGAAGAACACAGGCTCGCCCTAACAATGTTCGATAAAGAAGGTTGGCGGTGTTTTTTCGCGTACTATTCGGCATTGGATGAGATCCAGCATGTCTTCTGGCCGTACTATGACAAAAATCATCCTTTATATCCTGGCGCCAATGAATTTGAATCGGTTATACCGGATTTTTACACGGAAGCCGACAGGATGATAGGAGAGTTTGTCTCACGTTGTGAAAAAGATGATGCCATAATGGTATTAAGTGATCATGGCCACGGACCCCGCCCTTCGCAAACGGTCAATATCAATGAATGGCTTAGACATCGGGGATATCTTGCGGTAAAAGAACGTTCGGTGCGAAATACTGAAAAAAACCGTCACTTTAAAAAAATTCTCGGTAGTTTTATCGAACGTTTTGGCGCGGGCGGTATTGTTATGCGATTGGCAAAAAAATTTCCGGTATGGAAACAGATATTCGCTTCAGCAGGCGACATCGACTGGTATAATACCAAAGCGTATGTGTCGGATCTTTCCGCGGTAAAAAATTATAGCTATGGCGGCATCCGTATAAATGATACTGTCAAAACCGAAAAAAACAGGGTCATAGAAGACATTATCGATTCACTCCAAACTTTAAAGGATGAAAAAACCGGCACAAGTGTTGTAAAATGGGTCTTAAGGCGCGAGAAGTTGTATAATGGCCTATATCTGCACAGGTACCCGGAGATACTCTTCGAGCTCGACGAACGTTATGGGGTAGGCTGGGCATGTCATGAGGGGCTTTTCACAAACGAGCCGGGCATTTTCCAGCTTAAACCGGGCGCACATAGACGCCGGACGCCCATCTTATTTACGAAAAACATTTCGGAAAACCTTTTTAAAGAACAAATGACCCTGACGGATATCGCTCCTATTATAAAAAAATCGTTCGGCATATAA